The Bifidobacterium bifidum ATCC 29521 = JCM 1255 = DSM 20456 region TGTCCTGTGGGCTGACTCCACTGTTTCCTTCGCTCATGGTTCCTCCAGTGCCTCGTGTTCTCAATCCCTTTTACACGTTGTCATGAGTCATTGTCGTGTCCGTTGCCCATTCCTCTGCAGTAACGGCACATACGTGAAGGGCTGGTGGTCGGATATGACAGGGAATGAAGAAGGCATGGGGGTGAAGGCTGATGTCGCTTACCACACTTTCGCCCTTCTGCGCTGCATTGACACGGGGTAGACTTGACAAAGGTAAGTCGCATGTGTGTAATTACCCTGATGGACGTCCATAGCAGCATCGGCAAGGAGGAGCGACACATGTGGGGAGTGGTCGACGATTCCGCCGAGGATCCGATGAGTGAGCTGTGGGGCCTGTTCAAGTCGGACGACGATGTTTCCTGGCAGCATAAGGCCCTGTGCTCCCAGACCGATCCGGAAGCTTTTTTCCCCGAAAAAGGCGGGTCGACGCGTGATGCGAAACAGGTGTGCGCCCGCTGCGAGGTGCGCGAGCAATGCCTGCAATGGGCCATCGAACACGATGAGCGTTTCGGTATCTGGGGCGGCCTGAGCGAACGCGAACGCCGCCGCTATAAGAAGGAACACAAGGAACGTGCGTGACGCGGCGGCCGTGCGTCGCATAGACTGGAGATTATGAGTTCCACAGGCAATAGCGATATTCAGCGGATTCTGGCCGATGTCATGGCGAACAGGCCATATTCGCATCGGCAGAATGTCGATCCGACCGTCGTGGCGGTGGTGACCGTTGAAGAGGACATGCGGTTTCTCCCCGACACCATGGGGGCGCTGCTCAGACAGACGGTGCTGCCGGGCGTGATCGTCATCGCCGATTGCGCCGGCGGCGACAATCCTCCGGTGCAATCGCAGTTCCAGGTCATTCCTGCGCCGTCGGGACTGGTCAGCTCCGTTCCGCAGCCCAAGACCGTCACGGTCGAGCTGGTCGGCGTCAAGGGCGCCCGTTCGTTCTATCACGGCGTTGCCAAGGCGCTGCATGACGCGCAACTCGACTCGTCCACCCGCGCGGTCTGGCTGTTGCATGACGATTCACGGCCCGCGGACGACACATGCCTCGAATCATTGCTGGAGACGTGGCGTAACGATCCGACCGCATCGGTGCTGGGAGCCAAGCAGCTGGACTGGCAGGCCGAACACCTGCATGACGTCGGCGCGTATGCGTACCGGCATCGCGTGGAGTCGCTGGTGGTCGACGGCGAACCGGATCAGGAGCAGTATGACGGCCGTCGTGACGTGTTCTCGGTGAGCCTCGCGGGCGCGCTCGTCTCGATCGAGACCATGCACGAGCTTGGCGGTGCCGACGACTGGTTCACCACATTCGCCGAATCGGAGGATTTCTGCCGGCGCGTATGCCTGAGCGGCCGGCGCGTCGTGGTGGTGCCCCAGGCGCGTATCGCTCATCGGCGGGCGCGATTCGAAGGGGTGCGTACCAAGGGCGGCGAGCCCGTGGACGAGGATCGTCCCATTGACAGTTCGATGGCTCGCATCAGGGGGAGGATGCGCTACTCCTATACGGACACGCGCCTGATGATGGGGCCGTTCGTCTGGGTGTTCGGCGTGTTCGCCGCGATTGGCAAGGCGATCGCGAAACTGTTCGCCAAGCGTCCGTACGAGGCGCTGTGCGAACTGGTCGCCCCCTGGACGCTGTGGGGTGGCCTGCCTCGCGCCATCGCGGCCCGTCGCCGCGTCAGCCGCCAGGAGTCGGTGCCGATCGGGCGTCTCGGCGTCCTCGTCGCCAACCGGCAGCAGGTGGCGCAATGGCATGACCGCGTACAGGCGCTGTCGGACCAGCGCCATGTCGTCCTGCTGTCGCCGCTGGCCAAGGCCCACTTGCGCCGGCGTGCGATTCAGCGCTGGCTGCTCGCGGTGGCGATGGCCTTGGTATGCTTCGGCGTCGTGGCGGTGATGCACGGCACCACATTGCGTGCCGTTCTGTCGGGAGCGTCCCTGTACTCCGATTCGCTGCTGCCGACCGGCGGGGACTTCGGTCAGCTGTGGCGAGCCGCCACCACGTCGTGGGTGTTCGGTGACGGCATCGCCGCCCCGCCCGCACCGTGGCTGCTGGTATGGGGACTGGCCTCGGTGATAACGGCCGGCAATGTGTCTGCCGCGATCGCGTTGGTGACGTTTGCCGCGGCACCCCTCATGGCGTTGTCCTTCTGGGCGTTCGCCGGCGTGTTCACCCGTTCCGACGCGGTCCGTGTCGCATGTGGACTGCTGTGGGCGTCGTTCGCGCTCGGCCTGGGGCTGTTCTCCGCAGGCGATGTGCCGATGCTCACCGTGATGGTGTTCCTGCCGGCCGCGTTCGCCTTCGTGTTCCGCGCGGTGGGTCTGTATCGCACCGAGGACCAGGTGACGGCCCATCCTTCCGTTCAGGCTGCGGCTCTTGCGGCGTTGTGCTTCGTACCCCCGGTCGCCGCCGAGCCCCAGCTGATGCTGTCCCTGATCGTGGTGTTCGTCGTGTTCCTCGCCGTGGTGCCGCGGCATCGCGCGATGCTGCTGCTGATTCCGCTGCCGTCAGGGTTCGTGATCGCGCCGACCATCATCAGCGCGGTGCACCATGCTTCGGAAGGGTCGTGGCGTCAGCTGTTCGGTGATGTGATGGTGCCGTTATCCGCCAGGAACGGCGCTCCGGATGCTTCCGGGTTCGCCATGCTGACCATGCGTGCGTTCGGTGTCGATGATACGGCCGGCAACGGTCTGGCAGGCCTGTCGGCGGCCGGCGTTTTCGGTATCGGCGTCCTGGTGCTGCTGGCCGTGGTGACGGTGCTTGCGGTGGCGTCGCTGTTCCTGCCCTTCGCATTGCGCGCCTCGCGCATGATGTGGGTCGTCACGCTCAGTGGTGGGGCGCTTGCCGTCGCATCGTCGAGGATCGTCGTGGCCGTCGATGATGACGGTCCTGTCGCGGGTTCCGTGCTGCCCGGCGTGGTGTTCGCGCTGCTTGGTCTGCTCGCCTGCGTCGGATTGGTCTCCGGAATGGCGGTCCACCGGTTCTCCCTGTTGCGGCAGGGGAATGGCTCGCAACCCGTGCTGACACGTCTTGAAGGCCGCAAGGCCAAAAACGCCAAGGTGCATGCGGTGTTCGCCCGTATCGGGCGCGGCGCGCTGGTGGCCATGCTGGTGGCCGGTGCCGTGTCATGCACTGCGGCGTCAGCCATGGAACCGGGGTCGAACGGTCTGCACGCGTCCCGTTCCGATGACGGGCTGCCCATGGTCGCCACCGATTATCTCGGCAAGGACGACGCGCACCGCGTGCTCGCCATCACCGCCGAATCATCCACCGGCGTACGGTATACGACGATGCGCACGTCACGCGGCGATCTGATGGACAGCTCTCCGGCATTGCGTGCCCGAGTCGCGGATGGCGGTCATGACTCCCGCGACGCCGTACTGTCGTCCGCGAGCGCCCGGCTGCTGGTCAGCGCCGATGCCGACGCGATCGCCGATATCAGCGCGTTGGGTTACGGCGGCCTGTATGTGGTCCGTCCATCGGCTGGCGATGGCGGCTCCCAGGCCACGGAACAGTTGATTTCGAACATCACGGCGAGTGAGGGTATCCAATCCGTGGTGAGTAACACGTCGGGTGTCTATTACCGGCTCACGCTCGTCGACAGCGCGACGCAGCGCGTGCCGCAGGACGGTATGCTGAAACAGCGGCATCTTGCCTACCGGTATGCATGGCTCGTGTGCATGGGCGTGGTGATGGGGCTGTATTGTGTCGTCGCGTTCCCGCGCAGCCACCGTCGTTTCATCGAGGAGGACCAATGAGCAGCCAAGTCAAACGTGGAGGCAAGGTCTGGAAGGCTGTGGTCGGCGTCATTTCCACGGTGATCATCGTCGGCCTGTTCGTCGCCCTGCTGGTACTGACGGCATCGGGCCGTTGGGTCGACTCCGTCTCGTCGGATTCGGCGTCCGTCTCGCACGCGGTGAGCCAGAGGCGGATCACCGCATACTGTCCGTCCCGCATGACATTGCCGGATGCGTCGGCGTACGGTGACAGCGAATATCAGCCGAGTGAAGGCGACATCTCGTCTTCGGCCGGATTCGCCGCGTTCGGAGCGGTGTACCGGTCTCAGTTCGGCGCGTTTGGCGGCTCCGGCGATACCACGCAGCTCAAGGACCTCGACCCTACGGATACCGCGAAAGTCATCGCAGCCTCGGCCGACGTCGACCGTACGTCGCTGCTGTTCGACACGCAGCTGTTGGAATCGGCCGCGGGCGTCGGCGCTTCCGCGTCCGTGGCGTCCTGGGCGACGAAGGGCGACCTGCGCGGCCTGTCCGCGACATTCTGCGATGTCGGTGCGCTGGAGCAGTCGTTCGTGCTGCCTGACACGCAGACCGGCACCACCCAGCAGCTGGTCGTGGCCAATTCGTCTTCGAAGGCCACTGTGGTGGATGTTCGGGTGTGGGGTACGGAACAGTCCGGTGCGCTGGCGTTGTCCACGGGAAGCACGCTGACCGTCGCGGCGAACGCCGAATCCGTGCTGAGTCTTTCCGCGGCCGCAAGCGGGCAGAAGGGGCTGTATGTCACGGTTTCGAGCCGGCAGACGCCGGTATCGGCATCGGTGCGCGTGATCAGGACCGAAGGGCTGAACCCGAAGGGATCGGATTACGCCGCCGCGGCCGGGGAGGCGTCCAAGGAGCTCGTCTTCCCGGCCGTCGCGGAGGGAGACAAGGCGACACTCACCGTATACGCGGCCGGTTCGGGGTCGCTCACCGCCGCATGGGTCGGCGCGGCCGGGCAGTCCGTCCATCAGTATTCGGGCGACCGCGTCACCACCATCGATCTGGGCGATGTTCCCAAAGACGCGTCGGCGCTGAAGATCACGGCGGATACGAAGGTGACGGCAGGTGTGACCGTCAGCCGTGACGGGAACGGGAACCAGTCCGATTTCGCGCTGATCGGCGCCGCGCAGACAGACGACCGGTCGGCCGCCGTCATTCCCTCCGGTCTTGACGGCCGTGTGAGCGTGGTGAACGCGTCTTTATCCAGCAAACAGATGCACATGACCGGTTACGACGACAAGGGTGCCGCGGTGGGGGAGAAGACCATCACGGTGGACGCCGGTGCCGCGGCGAGCTTCGACGCGTCGGATTTGGGAAAGAACGTCTTCGCGGTGGCCGCCGACGGCAAGGGACTGTCATGGGGTGTCCGGTTGTCCAGCTCCGCGGTAAGTGACGCCAAGCTCGCCGGCATCGCCTACATCGGCGCCACGCCGTTGATGCCGCTGCAGGAGAGGATCTGGGCGCGGTCGGATATGACCATCGTTCACTGACGGTCGGTCGGCGGAACGTTCCGTGGTGCTCCCTATGAGGGGTGCTCTATGAGGTTTCGCCCCGACAGAGCCTTACAGGCTCCAATCCGGGTCGATCTCATCCGGCCGGCGGCCATAGAGCTCGGCGAGCCGAAGCACCACCTCATCGCGGATGGCCAGTTCCAGATCCATGCGGCTGCGTGATTTGCTCTGTATCGGCATGCGGTACAGCACGATGCGGGCGGGGATGCCGTGGCTCGCAGGGAAACACTGGGACGCGAACGACGGCTCCGGCTCCCAAGGAGCCGGCTGCGAGGGCGGCACATCCTCCACGGCGAACTGCACCGGCTTGACCAGTTGCGGCCAGGCGCCGTTCAGACGCCGGATCTGGGCCGCGACCATGTCGTCGAACGCGCCGCTGCGGGTACGGTAGCGCGGGAGCCGCGTGCCGAACATCGGCGTGCGCATGCCCCGCCCGTGACGATTGCGATACGTTGGTCGTTCCCATGGTGCCTGTTGCATGGACTCCACTGTAGGACAAGCCGGCGGCAATGCGTTAGGATACTTATCATCGACAAGGTTTCCTGGGGAGGTGTACAGATGCCAACAGCGACCGTGCACGCTTGGAATGATACCGGTTGGCGACACGACGGCGCACATGCGCGTCTGATCGCCTTCGACCTGGACAACACGCTGGCCGTCTCCAAACAACCGATGAAACCGGATATGACCGTTCGCATCGAGGCGCTGACCGAACTGATGCCGGTGGCGATTGTGACCGGCGGCGGGCGTGAACTGGTCATCAGTCAGGTGCTCGACGTGCTGGGTCCCCGAGCTGACCTTTCCAACCTGCATGTGATGCCGGCGGGGGGATCGAGCTATTACCGCTGGCGCGAGGGCGCATGGCGTCTGGAATACGAGAGGACGCTGTCGGCCCGGGACAGGGACGCGGCCATATTGTCGCTGACTCGACGCGCCCGAGAGCTGGGCATGTGGCCGGAGCACCCGTGGGGGGAGCCCATCGAGGATCGTGGCAGCCAGATCACGTTCTCGGCTCTGGGGCAGCTCGCGCCGATCGAGGAGAAGCGCCGCTGGGATCCCGACGACACCAAAAAGCGGCGGCTCGTCGCCGCGGTGGCGGGCGACCTTGGTCATCTGCGCGTACGCGCGGGTGGCTACACGAGTGTCGATGTGAGCGCCGGAAACACCGACAAGGCGTTCGCCCTGCGCGAATTGGCGGGACGGCTCGGCATCGGCACCGGTGACATCATCTTCGTGGGCGACCGGATGACGCCCGGCGGCAACGACTATCCTGCCGCGCAGGCGGGGGCTATCGCGCTTCAGGTCACCGGACCGCAGGATACCGTGCGTCTGTGCGACATCCTGCTGCCTTTGCTGGGTGGCGAGCCGGTTCGGCAGGACGGATGAACCACATGGGATGGCACGGTTTCGCGCGAATGCTCACAGAAGTGGCCGGATCGCTGCGGGACGTGCTGCTGCCGCGTGGCTGTGCGGGATGCGACATGCCGGACGCTGTGCTGTGCGATGACTGTCGCGCTTCGGGTGGCGGCTTCACGTCGTTCGCTATGCCTGGCACGGTTTCGGGCCGGGCGATTGCCTGCGGCGCATATCGCGGGCCGCTGCGCCGTGCGATACTGCGATGGAAGGATCATGGCGACGAGGAATGCGATGGCCCGTTCGCCGATATGATGGCCGACGCGCTGCTTTCGTCGGGCCTGCTGGCTTCGGATCCGATGCCGGTGACGACATTGGTGCCGGCCCCATCCTCCCCGCGCTCGATGAGGGAGCGCGGACGGTGGCATATGCGTAACGTGACGAACTCATTGGCACGGTCGCTGCGGCGGCGCGGCATGGACGTCGATACGGCCGCGCTGCTGCGGACGACGAAGACGAGCGGCAAATCCGTGCAGATGCACGGCGCCGCCCAGCGTTCGCGGCGTCTGCAGGGGCATATCGTCATCGCTGCGCGCCCACCCTACCCACGCAACGTGATCCTGGTGGACGACATCGTCACCACGGGCACCACGGCCCGGCAATGCGCGCAGGCGCTCAACGCCGCGGGAATACATGTGACAACGGTCATCTGCCTGGCGCGCACCCTGCGCACCGGCGAAAACATAGACGACTAGCCAAGTCCCCTCCCGCTGGCGAGAGGGGACGCGCAGCGCCGGCGGAGGGTGGCCACCACCCGGTCGAGCCGCACACCCGCCATCCGCGCAGATCACCAGCGCAATCCAGTTATTTCCGTCGCAGCCGACGCTGTGGATGAAAACTGCCCGTGACCACGCCCCATATCACGACATCCCCATGTTCGGAGGGGACGAAATCGGGGTAGCGTGGATTCTCCGCGTGCAGCATGGGGCGGCCGTCGCGCGACAGCAGTCGCTTGACCGTCAGCTCCCCATCGAGCACGGCCACCACCACATCGCCGTCCTCGGGCGTCAGCGAACGATCCACGACCAGCCAATCGCCGTGGAAAATGCCGGCCCCCTCCATGGAGTCGCCGGCGACGGTGGCGATGAATGTGTATTCCGGGTGCTTGATCACATGAGCGTCAAGGCTGAAGCCCTCCTCCCGCCCGTCCAAGGCGGGGGAGGGGAAGCCGGCCGCTACCATCTCGGTGACGATCGGCACGGGACGGGGATCCGGTCGCGCATGAACCACCGAACGTGCCGTGCAGGCTTCGGGAGCGCAATTCCGGCTCACAACAGGGCCCGCGCCGAACCGTCGGTCGCCGGCTCGTCATCGGCGATATGGTATTTCGGCAACACGATCTCGAAATCCGCGCCGCGCGGGTCGTCGACCACCCGGACCGTGCCGCCGTGCAGCTGTGCGGCCCAACGCGCGATCGACAATCCGATGCCGGTGCCGCCCGATTCGGTGCCGGGGCCGCTGCGCCCCTTGACGAACCGGCGGAAGATGTCGGAACGTTCCTCGACGGGAATCTGAGACCCGAAATTCACCACATTCGTGACGATTGTGCCGGTGTCGGCATTCTCCCGAGCCTCGATCAGCACGCTGGTGCCGTCCGCGGAATGCTTGAGCGCGTTCGCGATGATATTGGTGAACAGCTGGCGCAGCCGATCCTGATCGCCCTCCATCCAGATATCGGAATCCACGTGCAGCATGATGTCGTGCGCGTGCCCGGCGTCCGCGATCTCCAGCGGCTCGATCGTCTCGTCGAGGAAATCATGCAGGCAGAAACGTTCGATGTTCAGGCTCGCCGCGCCCGCCTCCATGCGAGACAGATCGAGCAGGAACGCTATCAGGTCGGATAGCCGGTGCGTCTGGCCCAGAATGCCCTCAAGATTGGCCGGCGTGGGCTCGACCACCCCGTCCGCCATGTTCTCCACCATCGCCTGCAGCGCGGAGACGGGGGTGCGCAGCTCGTGGCTCACGTTCGCCACCACATCGCGCCTCATCTGATCGGCGTGCTGCAGTTCCTCGGCCATTTCGTTGAACGTGCGGGCCAACTGGCCGATCTCGTCGTTGCTGTTGGTCGCCACGTGGACACGGACGCTGTAATCGCCCTCCGACATCGCCTCGGCCGCGTCACGCAGCTGCCTCAGCGGCGCGATCAGACCCCGTGAGAAGAAATAGGTGATGCCCAGTGCGACGATCATGGTCAGCGGCATGGCGATCCAGCCGCTCCACCCGTACTTGAGCAGGAACCAGACCAGCACGAACGCGATGGACGTGGCGATGACGATCAGGACGCTCAATTCCATTTTCAGGGACGAAAACAGCCCGATCGGACGATCGAAATCCAATCGGGCCTGTTTCCTGTCCCGCTTCTGACGCGGCTTCATCACTGTTCCGGCGGCTCGAAAGCGTAGCCGACGCCGTGCACGGTTCGGATGGTCTCGGAACCGAGCTTATGACGCAGCGCCTTGACATGGGAGTCGACGGTGCGGGTGCCGGATGCATCCACCCAGTCCCAGACCTCTTCGAGCAGCTTCTCGCGGGTGAGCACCGACTTGGGTTTGCGCGCGAGCGTGACCAGCAGGTCGAACTCGGTCGGCGTCAGGTGCACCTGCTCGCCGTTGACCGTGACCAGACGCTGTGCCGGGTCGATGACCAGCGAGCCGAAGTTGAGGATCTTCTCGTTCTCAGAGTTCTTCGCGATGACCTTCGCGCGTTCCACGCGGCGCAGCAGCGCCTTGCAGCGGGCGATCAGCTCGCGCATGGAGAACGGCTTGGTCATGTAATCGTCGGCGCCCGCGCCGAGGCCGATGACCTTGTCCGCCTCGGCGTCGCGGGCGGTCAGGATGAGCACCGGCACCGGGCGGTCGGCCACGATGCGCTTGGTTGCTTCAAGACCATCCATGACCGGCAGCATGATGTCCATGATTACCAGGTCCGGGCGCAGCTGCTTGGCGGCCTGAACCGCGCTGGCGCCGTCGGACGCCACGCGGGCGGACCATCCCTCCGCGGTGATGCGCTGAGCGATGGCGGTGGCGAGGGTCGGCTCATCCTCGACCACCAGAATGGTCCGCGGCGTCGTTTGACGTGTTGGAGAATTAATCATGACGATTCACCTTTCAGTTTTCCGGTTTCAAGAATACCGCCCCCAATGCCGGAATGGTGAGTTTTGCCGACCAATCACGCGAATGGTACTCGCCCTTCACCGCGGCGAACGTGCCGTTGTGGATGTCGGAGCCGCCGTACTTCTTGTCGTCCGTGGTCAGCACCTCGGTCCAGTTGCCGCCCTGCGGCAGCGGAACCTGATAGTCCTGCCACGCCTCGCCGGAGAAGTTGACCACGACGACGAGCTGTTCGCCCTTGCTGCCGATGCGCAGGAAGCTGAGCGTATTGTGATCGGCGTCATCGCTGGTCAGCCACTGGAATCCCGCCGGGTCGAAGTCCTGGCTCCAGATGGCCGGCGTGTCCTTGTAGAACTCGTTCAGGTCGGCGACGAGCTTCTGCACGCCGCGGTGGTCAGGCCAGTTGAGGGCGTCCCAGTCGACCGAACCGTCATGATTCCACTCGCCGTACTGCGCGATCTCGTTGCCCATGAAGGTGAGGTTCTTGCCCGGGTGCGCCCACTGGTAGGCGAACAGGGCGCGCACGCCGGCGTAGCGCTGCCAGTCGTCGCCCGGCATCTTGCCGAACAGCGAGCCCTTGCCGTACACGACCTCGTCGTGGCTGATCGGCAGCACGTAATGCTCCGAATAGGCGTACACCATCGAGAAGGTGATCTCGTTGTGGTGCCATTTGCGGTTGATGGGGGTCTCGTGCAGGTACTGCAGCGTGTCGTGCATCCAGCCCATGTTCCACTTGAGGCCGAATCCCAGTCCGCCGGCGTCGGTCGGTGCGGTGATGCCGGGGTAGGCGGTGGATTCCTCGGCGATCATCATGACGCCGGGGTTGTTCTTGTACGCGGTGGCGTTGGCTTCCTTGAGGAAGTCGATGGCTTCGAGGTTTTCGCGACCTCCGTAGATGTTCGGGCGCCACTGGCCGGGCTTGCGGCTGTAGTCCAGGTACAGCATCGAGGACACCGCGTCCACGCGCAGCGCGTCGATGTGGTATTCGTCGAGCCAGAAGCAGGCGTTGGCGACCAGGAAGTTGCGCACCTCGCGCCTGCCGAAGTTGAACACGTACGTGCCCCAGTCGGGGTGCTCGCCGCGCAGCGGGTCGGGATCCTCGTACAGCGGGGTGCCGTCGAAGCGTCCGAGCGCGAAATCGTCCTTCGGGAAGTGAGCGGGCACCCAGTCCATGATGACGCCGATGCCGGCACGGTGGAACTTGTCCACCAGGTACTTGAAGTCGTCCGGATTGCCGAGTCGGGAGTCCACGGCGTAGTAGCCGGTCACCTGATATCCCCACGAGCCCGAGAACGGGTGCTCGGTCAGCGGCATGAACTCGACATGCGTGAAGCCTTCCTTGGCCACGTAGTCCACGAGCTCGTCCGCCAGCTCGCGGTAGTTGCCGATGCCCTTCTTCCAGCTGCCGGCATGGACCTCGTAGATGCTGACCGGGCCGGCGTGCGGGTCGGTGTGCCTGCGGTGGTCCATCCATGCCTCGTCATTCCATTCGTGGTCCGATTCGACGACGATGGAGCCGGTCGCCGGCGGAATCTCGTGGGAGCGTTCCATCGGGTCGGCCTTCATCTTCCACTCGTGGTTCGCGTTGAGCAGCTCGTACTTGTAGACCTCGCCCGCCTTGACGCCGGGGATGAAGATCTCCCAGATGCCCGAGGAACCGAGCTCGCGCATGGCGTGGCGGCGGCCGTCCCAGGAGTTGAAGTTGCCGACCACGCGGACCGCGTGCGCGTTGGGCGCCCAGACGGTGAACGAGGTGCCCACGACCTGGTGGCCGGGAGCACCGTCGGCGCCGCCCATCGGGTCGTCGTAGCGGCGAACGCGCGCGCCCAGGGCCTCCCACAGGCGTTCGTGGCGGCCTTCCCCGAACAGGTAGGCGTCCATGTCGCCGATGGAGGGCAGGTAACGGTACGGGTCGTCCTCCATGACGGACTTGCCGCCCTCGTAGGTGGTGCATACACGGTAGTCGGGCACGGCCCAGCCGTCCGCGGTCTTTTCGGCCGCGATGACGGCCACGAAGACGCCGTTGAATTCGTGCCGGGCCTCGGCCGTTCCCTTCTGGGTGTATATGGTGACGCTCTTGGCCAGTGGCCTGAGCACTCGGATGGTGACGGTTCCGGCGTGGTCTCCGGAACCGAGGTGACCGCCCAGCACTTCGTGCGGGTTGTAGAACGTTGCATTGCTCACCGCGCTCAAATCACTTTGATTCACTGGCACGGGAGCGATATCTTCATTGATGTTCGTGTAAGTAGCCATAACACAGAGGGTAATACCTTCGGGGCACTATTGCGAGATTTTGGCGAGCCGTGTCCGGAGTGTTCCCATCGTCCCGGCTGTATGGCACAATACGTAAGGTTAAGTATATTGTTGTCACGGAGGATTCATGGGGTACAAGGTCGGCGATATGGTCGTCTATCCGCGTCATGGAGCGGCAAGGGTCGAGGCCATTACCGAACGGGTGGTCAAGGGCGTGAAGCGGGAATACTTGCAACTCACCGTGCTGTCTTCCGACGGTCTGGTCATCAATGTTCCCGTCGAGAACGCGCAGAAGGTCGGAGTGCGTGACATCGTCGACGCCAATGAGGTCGCCAAGGTCTTCGAGATCCTGCGTACGCCCATCGTCGAGAAGGAGATGAACTGGTCCCGCCGGTACAAGCTGAACGTCGAGAAGCTGGCGACCGGTGACGTCAACAAGATCGCCGAGGTCGTCCGCGACCTCGCCCAGCGCGACGTGGACGAGCACGGCCTGTCCGCCGGCGAGAAGCGGATGCTCACCCGCGCCCGCAGCATCCTGACCTCCGAGATCGCCCTGTCCGAAGACCTTGACGAGGCCGAGATCCAGCGTCTGCTCGACGTCAACCTCGGTTTCTCCGAGCCGAAGCCGGGCGACGAGAAGCATCACAGCGAGGCACCCGCCGAGCCTGCCGACCGGACCCTGGCCCGCATCGAATCCGAAAGCAAGAAGTCCCGGCGCAAGTAGCCGGCGACGAGCATGTCCATGAACGCTGTTCCAGCGATTGGTCAAGGGTTTGACGCGCATCGTTTCGCCGAGGATCCAGCCCGGCAGCTATGGCTCGCCGGGCTTTTATGGGATGGCGTCGGTATCGAGGGGGATTCGGACGGCGATGTGGCCGCCCACGCCCTGATCGATGCGCTGTTGTCCGCCGCTGGGCTGGGAGACATCGGCGGACTGTTCGGCGTGGGAGCCGATGCTCCGGGAGCCGGCATGCACGGCTGCGATATGTTGCGAAGAACCGTCGATGTATTGCGATCGCATGGAAGGATGCCATCCAGCGCCAGCGTGGTCATCATCGGCAATCGTCCGAAGATC contains the following coding sequences:
- a CDS encoding response regulator transcription factor, with translation MINSPTRQTTPRTILVVEDEPTLATAIAQRITAEGWSARVASDGASAVQAAKQLRPDLVIMDIMLPVMDGLEATKRIVADRPVPVLILTARDAEADKVIGLGAGADDYMTKPFSMRELIARCKALLRRVERAKVIAKNSENEKILNFGSLVIDPAQRLVTVNGEQVHLTPTEFDLLVTLARKPKSVLTREKLLEEVWDWVDASGTRTVDSHVKALRHKLGSETIRTVHGVGYAFEPPEQ
- a CDS encoding sensor histidine kinase — encoded protein: MKPRQKRDRKQARLDFDRPIGLFSSLKMELSVLIVIATSIAFVLVWFLLKYGWSGWIAMPLTMIVALGITYFFSRGLIAPLRQLRDAAEAMSEGDYSVRVHVATNSNDEIGQLARTFNEMAEELQHADQMRRDVVANVSHELRTPVSALQAMVENMADGVVEPTPANLEGILGQTHRLSDLIAFLLDLSRMEAGAASLNIERFCLHDFLDETIEPLEIADAGHAHDIMLHVDSDIWMEGDQDRLRQLFTNIIANALKHSADGTSVLIEARENADTGTIVTNVVNFGSQIPVEERSDIFRRFVKGRSGPGTESGGTGIGLSIARWAAQLHGGTVRVVDDPRGADFEIVLPKYHIADDEPATDGSARALL
- a CDS encoding CarD family transcriptional regulator, which translates into the protein MGYKVGDMVVYPRHGAARVEAITERVVKGVKREYLQLTVLSSDGLVINVPVENAQKVGVRDIVDANEVAKVFEILRTPIVEKEMNWSRRYKLNVEKLATGDVNKIAEVVRDLAQRDVDEHGLSAGEKRMLTRARSILTSEIALSEDLDEAEIQRLLDVNLGFSEPKPGDEKHHSEAPAEPADRTLARIESESKKSRRK
- the glgB gene encoding 1,4-alpha-glucan branching protein GlgB, with amino-acid sequence MATYTNINEDIAPVPVNQSDLSAVSNATFYNPHEVLGGHLGSGDHAGTVTIRVLRPLAKSVTIYTQKGTAEARHEFNGVFVAVIAAEKTADGWAVPDYRVCTTYEGGKSVMEDDPYRYLPSIGDMDAYLFGEGRHERLWEALGARVRRYDDPMGGADGAPGHQVVGTSFTVWAPNAHAVRVVGNFNSWDGRRHAMRELGSSGIWEIFIPGVKAGEVYKYELLNANHEWKMKADPMERSHEIPPATGSIVVESDHEWNDEAWMDHRRHTDPHAGPVSIYEVHAGSWKKGIGNYRELADELVDYVAKEGFTHVEFMPLTEHPFSGSWGYQVTGYYAVDSRLGNPDDFKYLVDKFHRAGIGVIMDWVPAHFPKDDFALGRFDGTPLYEDPDPLRGEHPDWGTYVFNFGRREVRNFLVANACFWLDEYHIDALRVDAVSSMLYLDYSRKPGQWRPNIYGGRENLEAIDFLKEANATAYKNNPGVMMIAEESTAYPGITAPTDAGGLGFGLKWNMGWMHDTLQYLHETPINRKWHHNEITFSMVYAYSEHYVLPISHDEVVYGKGSLFGKMPGDDWQRYAGVRALFAYQWAHPGKNLTFMGNEIAQYGEWNHDGSVDWDALNWPDHRGVQKLVADLNEFYKDTPAIWSQDFDPAGFQWLTSDDADHNTLSFLRIGSKGEQLVVVVNFSGEAWQDYQVPLPQGGNWTEVLTTDDKKYGGSDIHNGTFAAVKGEYHSRDWSAKLTIPALGAVFLKPEN
- the ispF gene encoding 2-C-methyl-D-erythritol 2,4-cyclodiphosphate synthase; amino-acid sequence: MNAVPAIGQGFDAHRFAEDPARQLWLAGLLWDGVGIEGDSDGDVAAHALIDALLSAAGLGDIGGLFGVGADAPGAGMHGCDMLRRTVDVLRSHGRMPSSASVVIIGNRPKIGRRREEAERALSDAVGCRVTVTATTTDHMGFTGRGEGIAAIANALVL